The Planktothrix agardhii NIES-204 genomic interval ATTCGCTTGAGCAATGATTTGAATGGCTAAGATAGAATCTCCGCCTAATTCAAAAAAGTTATCGTTAATACTAATGGTTTTAAGTCCTAAAACCTTTTGCCAAATTTCCGCAAGAATGCGTTCTGTCTCTGTACCTGGAGTGATATTTCTGGCAGTTTCATTCTCTAATTCTTGTGCAGGTTGTGGGAGCGCGCGACGATCAATTTTGCCATTAGCGGTCAGGGGAAAAGCGTCTAACAAAATGAAGAAAGCAGGAACCATATATTGAGGTAGCTTTTCTTGCAAAAATAGACGCAATTGAGAAACAGTTAACTTTTCAGAGCCAATCACATAAGCACATAGACGCTTAACGCCTGGTTGATCTTCTCTGGCAATAATAATCGCTTCTTTAACTTGGGGATGTTGATTGAGAACGGTTTCAATTTCCCCTAATTCAATTCTAAAACCTCTAATCTTAACTTGATGATCAATGCGACCCACAAATTCAATTTGTCCATCGTTTCCATAACGAACTAAATCACCCGTTTTGTAAAGACGATCGCTATTTTTTTGACTCAAAGGATTAGCAATAAATTTAGCATTTGTTAACTCTGGACGATTCAGATAACCTCGTGCTAATCCTGAACCGCCAATGTATAATTCCCCTGGAATTCCAATGGGTACAGGTTGTTGATATTGATCTAAAATATAGACTTGAGTATTGCTAATCGGACGACCAATAGGCGGTGCTTTTTCGGTTAATAAATCCGGTGTTATTTTAACCGATGTTGTAACAACAGTATTTTCAGTTGGGCCATAGTTGTTAACTAATGTAAAAGGAATGGAAGTAGGAGGAAAATCATTAAGTTTATCTCCTCCGGTTAACATTAATCTTAATGGACAATTGGTAGACAAATCTAGGGGAATTAAGGTTTCTGCGAGGGGAGTAGGTAAAAAAGAAACGGTTATTTTTTGACCAATTAACCATTCTTGAAGTTGATTCGGTGATGTTAGCAAATCTGGGGGAACAATTGCCAAACACGCCCCGGCTGTTAGATAAGGCCAAATTTCCCAAACTGAAGCATCAAAGGCAATTCCAGCTAATTGAGTGGCTCGATCAATTGTTGTAATATTAAAAGCGTTTTGATGCCAAGAAACTAAGTTTAATAAACTTTGATGTTGAATTAAAACTCCCTTTGGTTTTCCGGTGGAACCAGAAGTATAAATGACATAAGCTAAATTCTCAGAGGTCATCGGATGGAGGAGATTATCGGGCGGATTTTGCTCAAGAATTTTCCAATCCTGATCTAAACAAAATATCGTTCCTGAATAGTTGGGTAAAGTATGAACTAAGTTTTCCTGAGTTAATAACACCGATACAGCAGAATCTTCTAACATATAAGCTAGACGTTCTGATGGATAGTTCGGATCTAAAGGAACATAAGCTCCACCCGCTTTAAGAATGCCTAAAAGTCCGATGATCATCAAAGCAGAACGTTCGATACAGATTCCTACTAAGTCCTCAGTTTTAACGCCTAAGTTTTGCAAATAATAAGCAAGTTGATTGGCTTTTTGATTTAACTGTTCATAGGTGAGAGATTTTTCTCCATCGATGACCGCTATAGCATGAGGTGTTTTAACAACCTGTTCTTCAAATAACTGATGAATACAGTAATGATGAGGATAATACGTTTGAGTTTGATTCCAGTCTACTAATAATTGCTGTTTTTCCGGTTCAGTGAGTAACGGTAATTCCCCGACGGTTTGCTGAGGATTGGCTACAATTCCTTTTAATAAAGTTTGGAAATGACCCACCATGCGGGTAATTCTTTCGGCGGTAAACAGGTCGCTATCATATTCCCAAAAACCTTCTAAATAAGATCCTTTTTCGGTTTCGATTTCTTCTAAAATTAAGCTGAGATCAAATTTAATTCTCTGGTTTTCAACGGCTAGATATTGAGATCTTAAATTGGGTAATTCTAAAGCATTGAGGGGGGCATTTTGCAGCGCAAACATGACTTGAAATAAAGGATTATAACTTAAACTTCGTTCGATTTCTAAGGCATCAACTACTTGCTCAAAGGGGACATCTTGATTGGCATACGCTTCTAAAACAACATTACGAGCTTGCTGTAATAATGTTGAAAAAGTCGGATTTCCTTCTAGGGAATTCCGCAGCACTAAAGTATTGACAAAAAAACCAATCAAAGGTTCAATTTCTTGTCGGTTTCGGTTGGCGGTGGGTGTTCCAATTAAAATATCATCCTGACCACTATAACGAAAGAGTAAAGTGTTTAAAGCAGCCAGTAAGGTCATAAATAAAGTCGCCCCGGACTTCTGGCTTAGAAGTTTCAGTTTCTCGGTGAGTTCTGAATCAATTTGAAACGAGATACTATGACCTTGAAAATTAGGATTAGCGGGACGGGGTTTATCCGTTGGAAGTTCTAATAAAGGAGGAGCATCTGTTAATTGTTTTTTCCAATAATTTAGCTGGTTTTCTAAAATTTCACCTTGTAACCATTGTCTTTGCCATACGGTAAAATCGGCATATTGTATGGGTAATTCGGGTAAAGCAACGGTTGAATTAGATAAGAATGCTTGATAAAAGTGAGATAATTCTTTAAATAAAATGCCCTTTGACCAACCATCGATAATAATATGATGAAAGACGTTAACTAAAATATAATTTTCATATCCGAGATCAAACAGAGTACATCGTAATAAGGGAGCTTGGGTTAAATCAAAGGGTTGTTGTAGTTCTGCAATAATCTGTTTTTCAATTTCATCTTGGGGGATATCTTTTAAACTAACAACTTCTAATTTAATCTTCAGAGACGGAGCAATTTTTTGAATGGGTTTTCCTTCAACGATGGGGAAGGTTGTTCGTAAGATTTCATGCCGTTGAATAATGGCATTAATCGTTTGCTCTAAAATATCAATATTTAAACTTCCCGTTAAACGAATGGTTAAGGCTTCATTATAAGCTGGATTTTGTTGATCCATCTGATAGAGAAACCACATTCTTTGTTGAGCAAAAGATAAAGGTAGCTCTTCAGTTCGGGCAACGGGAGAAATAACAGATTCAACGCTTTTAGACGGTGTTGTTACGCTTCTTAAAAAAGCCAGAATTTCGGGTTTTCTTGTCCCGATTTCTTGCTTAATTTCCGGTGTCATTGCTCCTTGGGGAGCTTGATATTTTAACTTCTCTTCCTCAAGCCAAAGCTTGATTTCTAAACTGTTTAAGTAAGATAAAAATTCTGCGACTTTCATCCGTAGTATCCTTTTCCCTAATTAATTTAATGTTCTGGTATTTCTGGAAGGGGGGGTGATGTTGGGGGGGTCAGCAGTTCAAGTTTGAACTACTGTTGAATATCCGATAACTTTATGGCTTGATTTTCATAGGCTGATTGCCTCCAAATATTGTTGTTTAATAATGTCTAAATTGCGAGGTTCGCTCTTAGGAGAAAACAGCCCATCAGCCTCCCATTTACTGGCATCTAAACTAATTGCCCAGGCATTTAACCAGGAGTGAGCCTTAATTTTAGGTAACAGTTCGGGTTTGGTATCTTCTAAGGCAATTTGAAAAATGACTTGGGCAAATTCTTCAAATAATTTTAAGCTGGCTCGATAAGCTTCCATAATTTCAGCTTCGGTTTGATTAGATTGTAAATTCCGGGTTCGTAGTTCATTCACAAAAGGGATTGCTAAATAATCAATAAATTCAAAATCAACTTGATGTAAGGATTGATTTGCCCAATCTCGGAATAGTTGTTGCATTCGATAGGAAAGGGGGAAAAATTCTGCATTAATCTGTTGAACTTTCGTTTTAAGTTCCGGGTCAAGGAAGATGGAATTAAACATCATTAAGCAACCGAATGTCCATCCAGCTAACGTATCCCAGATCATTTTTGTTGACATCACTATGCCATTTCCCATACAGTTGTAGGAATTTTGAATATTAAAGGTTAACCCATCGTTATAGGTTAAATAAAAGTGATTCGCATCGTCAACTTTTTCGGGAGTTAGTTGACCTTTAAAGTCAAGTTCAATCATTTGAGTGGTTAAAGAATTGCCCAAACCAATATTATCTGAACCGGGGGAATAAAACGGATCAGGAAATGTGCCTGCTTCACCGACACAAGCCCAACGATTGTAGGAAAAGACTTGTTTAGAAGAGTAGCTATATTTCGGCATCTTTCTAAAGTCTTCTGGGGATTTACCTTCTAAATGAGCCGCTAAAACGGGTTCATTTTCCTGTAACCACTGCAAGGCTAATTCATAGTTATGATAATTTTTTAATGGGTGAATATCTTGACGAGCCACAATACCAATACTGGTATAACCCGTAGATAAAGGAATTAACCAAACCCAGTATCCTTCACCGCATAAATGATTGGTAGAATAAAAACGGTTTTTGTTAGGAACACGATGATGCCATTTTTCTTGACTTGCTGGAACAAAATCGCTAACATCAAAACGACCCTCCACTCGGAACCAAACCGCGCTATGATTATCATGATTCGGTTTAGCTAAACCTAGTTTTTTCTGTATAAATCGACGGCGACCCATCGCATCAACAACCCATCGGGATTTAATACAGTGAGTTTTTTTATTGGCTCCACTTCCTTGAGTATAAATAATTTTATGTTGTTGCTGTAGCCCTTCAGCCAACTCGATATCTTGAACCGAACAATCTTCCTTAAGGTCAATTCCGGCTTCAATATTAAATTGGCGTAAATCATTTTCTAATTTACCCCGATCAATTTGATAAGATTTAGGAGCATGAAACTCTGATAATCCCAGTTCAGGTCTTTTATGAAATTCAGTTTCTTGAGGTTTGAAAAAATAGCGTAATCCCAGTTTAGGCAAATGTTGATTATCAAAATAATCGGTTAACTGAAGCGTATTTGCTAAATAAAAAGCCCCGACTTCAACGGTTGACTCTCCCACTTTAAAACCAGCTTCCGGTAAAGGACGAGCCATTTTATCAAGGACGACAACGGAAAGATTAGGTTGTTTGAGTTTTAACTGTCTCGCTAAAGTTAAACCCGCTAATCCACCGCCACAAATTGCCACATCATAGTCAGTTTCTGAACTGAAATTGTCAGCTTGTTCACGTAATAAGGCGATGAGTTCTTCTTTATGCTCTTTCAATTGTTCGAGTAAGTCGGGAGTCATTATTCCCTGGGGTGAACGATAGCGTAGCTTATCATTTTCAACCCAGATTTTGACACCTAAATGATTAAGGTGAGACAAAAATTTGACTGTTTTCATAAACTCAATTTTCCTCAACATACGAATAAACTATCCCACAACTTATCAAGCCAAAAAAAGAGTCAGCATTTTTACACTCGATTGCTATGTCAGCCACAGAAGCAAGCTATGGCTAAAAGAAAAGAATGATCTTAAATCCTGGTCATTTATAGCATATCCCTGATCAGAAATCTTAAAGAGGTATACATAATTTTACATTGTACAGGAAACGAACTCTAAAAAACCTCAATCAACATATTTTCATAACTCTCCTTCTTCGTAATCTTCTTGGGTTTCTCTCATAGCACTGTGACTATTTTTGGCTACATTAAGCACCTCAAGGGTTTGAGTTAAACTAGCCACAGTCGGGTATTCTAATAAACTCTGTAAAGATAATTCCACCGGGAAAACATCCCGCAAACGAGATATGACTTGACTGGCCAGCAATGAATGTCCTCCAAGTTCAAAAAAATTGTCGTGAATACCGATTTGGGGTAGGTTAAGGACATTTTGCCAAATTTGAGCGACTTTACCTTCTGCTTCCGTTCTGGGCGCTATCCATTCGCTATTTTCTTGACCCTGAAGTTCCCTGATTAATTGTTGTTTATCAATTTCACCCTGGTCTGTAAGAGGGAGGGATTGTCTAGGAATCAATGAACAGTTATAGGGAGTTCCAAATCGATCTTTTAGGGTTAAATGATCGGCTAAATTAATCGGATTAGGAGGTGATTTCGGGACGTAATAAGCCGTTAATTTCTGTAATCCCTCAGACAAAGATGTAAAACGTTTAATTTTAGAATTGCTCCCATCTAAACCGATCATTAACTGTCCTTGGTTATGATATAAACTCGCTAAAAATGAGTCTAATCCTTGCTGTACTGTCATATCGTAATACCCTTGAGATTGGGTTAGATATTGCATCTGATAGCCTTTACTAATTCCTGTTTCTTTCCAAGTTGTCCAACTATAACAATAACTTGGGAATAAATTTTTAGATTTTTGATAGTTATTAAGATGTTCTAGGAAAGTATTCGCCGCCGCATAGGAACCCAAACTTGCTCCTCCAAAAAAACTAGCTAAGGATGAAAAACTGATGAAAATTCCCTGAGATTCTTTGATCAGTTGATGTAAGATCCAGGTGCCTAATACTTTGGGACGAAGAATGGCTGCTAAACTTTGTTTTGTTTCCTCCAGCAGCAAACAATCTTTATAGATTCCTGCTAGATGAATAACTCCATCGAGTTCTCCTTTCCAGTGCTGTTTCACCTCGTCTACAGCTTGCTGTACTTGAGTGTAATTAGCAACATCTACCGCTTGGTAAATTACTTCTCCCCCCAGGTTTTCTAAGGCTTGTAAATTTTTGATTTTCAAAGAAAATTTATCTTCTTTTTTCAGATGATCATTCCAGAGATGTTTTTCCGGTAAAGCAGTTTTTCCAATCAACAGTAACCGAGCCTGATAATTTTTAAGCAAATATTGAGCAACTTGTATTCCTATTCCTCCTAAGCCCCCAGTAATTAGATAAATTCCCCCTGGTTTAAAGGGTAATTCTTGTTTAAGTTGTTCAGGTAAATTGACTTTTTCCAAGCCAGAAATGAAACGCTTTCCTGCTCGATAGGCAATTTCTCTGTCCCTTGATAAAACGTAAAGTTCTTGGAGAAGATCAGCCCCATTGATTTCATTTTTATCAATGGGTAAATCGAGATGACGACTATTTAACCAAGGAATTTCTTGAGCTAGGCTTTTAATCAGTCCTAAAACGGGAGATTTTTCATAAGCAATTTCATCAGCTTTAGTAACAAATTGGCTATGGCTAGAAACAAATAACAATTGAATTGTTCGGTTTAAATCGTGAATTTTAGCTAGGGCTTGAACGAGGAACAATAAACTATAGATTCCTAGATTTTGTGCTTTTTCTAGCTGCTCTATACTATCAATTTCTCCCGAATATTTTTGATACGTCCAGAGATGAATAATATTCCCAATAGTAATTTTTTCCTCTGCTAAAGATGCCATTAAATGTTGATAGTGTTCTGCTTCCCCTGGTTTTATTGTATAGCGATCGTTACTTAATTTAGAAAATTCTTCTCCCGCCAAAACCGTTACAAAGGGTAAGTTTTTGGCTTGGATTTGTGCAGCTAAAAATTCTCCTAAACCTAACTGATCCAAAAAAATTAAAGTATAATTGTTAGAAAGTTCTGGCTTCAGATTAACCGGAGATCTGGACTTCCAAACTTTCCGGTAAAACCAATCAGGAATAGTATTCGCATTTTCTAATAGAATATCTATCTCTTTAAGAACAGGATTAAATTCCCCGGCTTCAAAACGTTTAGTTAATTGCGATCGCTGAATTTTACCGATAGAAGTTTTGGGGATTTCGTTTTTATTTAAGGGGATTAAATATTCGGGATTCACGCCAAAACTGTTAATCACTTTTCGTCTAATCTTTTTCAGCAGTTCAGGTAAATCCTGGGGATCGATTTCTACACTAAAAAATAAAGCTAATTGATCTGTACTACTCTTAGGATCATGAACAGCACAAGCGGCGGTATAAGATGCTGCTACTTCTTCAATGGCTTCAACAACTGTTTCAATTTCGTGACTGTAATAATTCACCCCATTAATAATAATCGTTTCTTTACTTCTTCCTGTAATCACTAAATGTCCGTTGCTAATAAATCCTAAATCTCCTGTCTTAAACCAGCCATCTTTTAAAAAAGCTTCTTGATTTGCTTCTGGGTTTTTGTAATATCCCGGTGAAACTGGATCTCCTTTGACTTGTAAATGACCAATCGTTTCTTCTGGAAGTAGGGAATTTTCTTGATCAACAATTCTAATTGATACGCCAGGAATAGGTAATCCTAAATCCGTAAAGGTTGCGCTATTGGGATGTTCAGGATGGACTCTTTTTAAAGTATGAGTCAAGGAATATTTATCAACCGTATGAAAGAGTAAAGGCTGTTCTGTTGTCGGTTGATAATAAGTAATTCCCGATCCCATTTCCGCCATCCCAAAAGCAGGACAAATTGCCGTTTTTTTTAAGTTATATTCGCTATGAAGTTTGTTAGTAAATTCTCCGACCGCTTGATCAGAAACTGCTTCACCAGCTACTAAAAAGAATTTAATTGAGTCTAAATTCCAAGTCTGATGGGGTTCTTTTTTAAGAGCTTCATTGATCAGATTATAAGCAAAATTAGGAGCCCAACTATGAGTAATCCGGTATTGATGAATTAAATCTAACCAATTGAGAGGACGACCTAATATATATTCCGTTTGAACATAGACCATTTGGCATCCTAAATCAACACAGCGAATATGCCAGTCAGAAATGCTCCCGATATGGTCAAAAGGCAGCCAATTCAGGATAATATCGTCGTTATTATATTCACAAATTATGTTGGTTCCTCTCGCACGAGAGATAATATTTTTATGGGTTAATGATATACATTTAGACATTCCCGTGCTACCTGATGTCAGGTTGAAAAAAGCTATATCATCAGGTTGACTAATATGGGGATGATGGGGGGAGTAGGTTTTTAATTCTTCAATAAAACTCAGTTTAATGGGTTGATTAGATAGCCATTTTTCTAATTTTTTTACGTCTTGTTGTCGGGATTCATTCGTGATCATTAGAGGATGTTCTAACAATTCCCAGACCTGACAAATTTTATTAATTTCATGATTAATCTCTTTGTAGGTGGGTGGGACTGAGAGAATCACAGGAATAAAGCCCCCTAAAATACATCCCCAAAATGCGGAAATGATGTCATAATTTTCCGATAATTGGAAAATGACTTTATCTTGATTCTGTAAACCTAGCTTTTGTAATCCTGTTTGTATTCTTTGGGCTTGTTCCCATAATTGTTGATAGGATTGAAATATCTGAGAACCATTAGACTGAATATAGATAATTCCTCTATTCGGATAGTTTTCGGCTGTTTTCTGGATCAGGTCTCCCAAGGTTTTTGGCTGTAGTACAGACTCTACTAAAGGTTGTCCGTGACTAATAGCTTGTTGAGCATTAGAAGCGTGAATGGGTAGAATGATCTGGGTTTCGATTTCTTGATTCTGCTTCTCAACTATTTCTGGTTGTTTTAATGGCAATAATTCCGATAGATGTAGCGGGAGATTTTTGTATTTTTGGGAAGTAATGACCACAGCAACTTGCTCAATCCCTGATAAAGACTGTAGTTTTTTTTCGGTATTATTTACTAAATTTTCGTCGATAATTTCTATATTTTTTAAGGCTAACTCATCGACACAACCAGTATTTGTTAAGGGTAAGTTAGAAACTTGCACATAGAGAGTGGGTAAGAGATGATCGGGTAATTTTGACCCCACATTAGAGGATAATTGTTCTAGTTTTCCAGTTCCAGAGTAAACGATATAAGCGACTAATTCACTATCCCGTACAAGTAAATAGCAATCTTCTATCAAGGGATTTGATAACAAGACTTCCGCGATTTCATGGCAATTTAATTGTGAATTTTGTTGATTAGTAGTCATAAAAAAAATAACTGGATATACTTTTTGAAAGCCTCTCAAAAATGAGCTTTTAGAGTTGAACCTGTTAGTTTATTATGATACCATAGAAAAGAAAACAGCTTAATTACAAACAGAAAGAAAAAGATTGCATTGTTTTGATTTGATCATTAGTCTTTGTCTTTGTCAATTATAATTTAGAAAAAGCCGTTAGTCAAGGAAAAATTAGTAGCTATGGGTTAGCTACTTAGGATGGCTTCCGAGTCCCACCAACCCACCCCAACCATCTTGATTTAGCCAAGGCAAAAGCGATTGCATCTCAAGTGGCCCCCAATGGCAAGGATCATTTCAAATTCCTTCAGTTACCTTTCAATGCCACGATGCTAGAGGCATTGGTTCAACCCACTCAACAAGTGAAACGAACATGGCTTCCTGTCCTAGAAGTGGCTCACCGTTTGGGTCTATCCGTGATTTCTAGTGCCTCCATTGGTCAGACCAAGGCCGTTGGTCAAATTCCAGAAGCTCTGGAAGGAATACTTGATCAAACCCCGTTAACGCCGACCCTGCAAGCGCTTCAGTTTACTCGTTCTTGTCCCAAATTATAGTTAAAGATTAGTTACAATTTGTGATTAAATATTATGTAGGATTAAGCAATCTTAGTAATGGAGAGATTGACTCTGGCTGATTTGTTCGGTGAAAACTTGGTTTCAACTTCTCCGACAGTTTGGCGCCCACAGCTATCAATCGGTGTTTTTATGCCGACCCTGGGGCTGGCAAATGTCATCATGTCTCAATTGCAGAATGATAGCTATACGGCAGTGCAAATCCAGTCTGTTGAAACGTTCCTCCAATTCATGGCTCAAGAAAGACATCAACTCGATTGTATCGTTCTTGAGGATAATCCAGATTTGCTCCTCCTTAGTCAACATCTTCAGGAGCAATCTCTTTCAGTTCCGGTGGTTATTATTACATCACAACCCCAACCGACAGACGCTTTAACTCAAACAACGACTAATCCTTCTGACACTTACAAACCGGAAGAAGATTCCTCACAGTATTTGTACCACTGTACCGAGGTACGAATCACAAATAATCAACTGAATCAAATTTCAGGCTATATTGACCAAGCCATTAGTCAGTTTATTACCCATGCGATTACGGCTCGTCTCACTGAACAGTCTGCTAGTGGCAATGCTCCCACAGAGCTAACAAATTTTATCATCCGTCAACAACGTCGCCTAGTGAGTAAACTCCATGAGCGATTAGGATATTTGGGTGTTTACTATAAAAGAAGTCCCCAGAATTTTATCCGTAATCTTGCTCCTACAGAACGTCAGGAGTTTATTGATCAGTTAAAAACAAAATATCGCCAAATTGTTCTGAGTTATTTTTCCGCCGATCAAAGTTTGAATAATAAAATTGATGAATATGTAAACTTGGCTTTTTTTGCTGATGTTCCAGTTACCCGAATTGTGGAAATTCACATGGAATTAATGGATAATTTTTCTAAACAGCTTAAATTAGAAGGCAGAAGCGAAGATGTTTTATTGGACTACCGATTGACCTTAATTGATACGATAGCCCATTTATGTGAAATGTACCGTCGCTCAATTCCTAGGGATTCTTAATCAACAGACTATTTCATTAAAGAAAACAAAAGCAACCTTTAGAATGAAAGATTGCTCTGTTTAAATATATTAAATTCAGTTCAGAAACACTGAAGATTGCAGAGAAACTGGAGTAGTTGAAATGAGGTCAAGCCCTCGGTCTGTTAGTGTGTCTTGGCTACATTCATTGCTGAACTTCGACCTAACACCTATAAACGGGTGTTCTGCCCGTGACCTTACCCACAAAAAGTGGTGAGAGCAATCATCTTGAGGTGGGCTTCCCACTTAGATGCTTTCAGCGGTTATCCACTCCGCACATAGCTACCCTGCGTTTACCGTTGGCACGATAACAGGTACACCAGCGGTGCGTCCTTCCCGGTCCTCTCGTACTAGGGAAGGCTCCTCTCAATGCTCTTACGCCTGCACCGGATATGGACCGAACTGTCTCACGACGTTCTGAACCCAGCTCACGTACCGCTTTAATGGGCGAACAGCCCAACCCTTGGGACGTACTTCCGCCCCAGGTTGCGATGAGCCGACATCGAGGTGCCAAACCTCCCCGTCGATGTGAACTCTTGGGGGAGATCAGCCTGTTATCCCTAGAGTAACTTTTATCCGTTGAGCGACGGCCTTTCCACACAGTACCGTCGGATCACTAAGGCCGTGTTTCCACCCTGTTCGACTTGTAGGTCTCACAGTCAAGCTCCCTTATGCCTTTACACTCTGCGAATGATTTCCAACCATTCTGAGGGAACCTTTGCGCGCCTCCGTTACCTTTTAGGAGGCGACCGCCCCAGTCAAACTGCCCCCCTGAAACTGTCTTCGACCCGGATTCACGGGTCAGAGTTAGAATTCTAGCTCTACTAGAGTGGTATCTCACCGATGGCTCCATCATCCCCACAAGGATGACTTCCACGCCTCCCACCTATTCTGCGCAAGCAAAGCCCGAACCCAATTCCAGGATACAGTAAAGCTTCATAGGGTCTTTCTGTCCAGGTGCAGGTAGTCCGTATCTTCACAGACAATTCTATTTCGCCGAGTCTCTCTCCGAGACAGTGCCCAGATCGTTACGCCTTTCGTGCGGGTCGGAACTTACCCGACAAGGAATTTCGCTACCTTAGGACCGTTATAGTTACGGCCGCCGTTCACCGGGGCTTCAGTCATCAGCTTCAGATTGCTCCTGACCGACTTCCTTAACCTTCCGGCACTGGGCAGGCGTCAGCCCCCATACTTCCTCTTACGAGTTGGCGGAGACCTGTGTTTTTGGTAAACAGTCGCCTGGGCCTCTTCACTGCGGCTTACTTGCGTAAGCACTCCTTCTCCCGAAGTTACGGAGCCATTTTGCCGAGTTCCTTAGAGAGAGTTATCTCGCGCCCCTTAGTTTTCTCAACCTCCCTACCTGTGTCGGTTTCGGGTACAGGCGTTGGTAAATTAACGGTTTTAGGGCTTTTCTTGGAAGCTTGATGCTCTCTACTTCCCCTTCGTAAAGGGTCGGACTCCCGCCTTAGCTCAGTCTGTTTTCTCCAGACCTCAACACCTCGTACGGTTGCACCGGTAACCATCATCCGGCTAGCACACACCTTCTCCGTTCCCCTGACCAATTTACCTACGGTACGGGATTTTTCGCCCGTTGTCCATCGACTACGCTCTTCAGCCTCGCCTTAGGCCCTGACTCACCCTCCGCGGACGAGCCGTGCGGAGGAACCCTTAGGGTTTCGGGGTGTAGGATTCTCACCTACATTTTCGCTACTCAAGCCGACATTCTCACTTCTGGTTCGTCCACACCTGCTTCCGCTAGTGCTTCTCCCTACGCCAGAACGCTCCCCTACCAATACAATAAATCATATTCCACAGCTTCGGTACACCACTTAGCCCCGTTCATTTTCGGCGCAGCAACGCTTGACCAGTGAGCTATTACGCACTCTTTTAAGGTTGGCTGCTTCTAGGCAAACCTCCTGGTTGTCTCGGCATTCCCACCTCCTTTCTCACTTAGTGGTGATTTGGGGACCTTA includes:
- the aerJ gene encoding hypothetical protein, whose protein sequence is MKTVKFLSHLNHLGVKIWVENDKLRYRSPQGIMTPDLLEQLKEHKEELIALLREQADNFSSETDYDVAICGGGLAGLTLARQLKLKQPNLSVVVLDKMARPLPEAGFKVGESTVEVGAFYLANTLQLTDYFDNQHLPKLGLRYFFKPQETEFHKRPELGLSEFHAPKSYQIDRGKLENDLRQFNIEAGIDLKEDCSVQDIELAEGLQQQHKIIYTQGSGANKKTHCIKSRWVVDAMGRRRFIQKKLGLAKPNHDNHSAVWFRVEGRFDVSDFVPASQEKWHHRVPNKNRFYSTNHLCGEGYWVWLIPLSTGYTSIGIVARQDIHPLKNYHNYELALQWLQENEPVLAAHLEGKSPEDFRKMPKYSYSSKQVFSYNRWACVGEAGTFPDPFYSPGSDNIGLGNSLTTQMIELDFKGQLTPEKVDDANHFYLTYNDGLTFNIQNSYNCMGNGIVMSTKMIWDTLAGWTFGCLMMFNSIFLDPELKTKVQQINAEFFPLSYRMQQLFRDWANQSLHQVDFEFIDYLAIPFVNELRTRNLQSNQTEAEIMEAYRASLKLFEEFAQVIFQIALEDTKPELLPKIKAHSWLNAWAISLDASKWEADGLFSPKSEPRNLDIIKQQYLEAISL
- the aerB gene encoding peptide synthetase; protein product: MKVAEFLSYLNSLEIKLWLEEEKLKYQAPQGAMTPEIKQEIGTRKPEILAFLRSVTTPSKSVESVISPVARTEELPLSFAQQRMWFLYQMDQQNPAYNEALTIRLTGSLNIDILEQTINAIIQRHEILRTTFPIVEGKPIQKIAPSLKIKLEVVSLKDIPQDEIEKQIIAELQQPFDLTQAPLLRCTLFDLGYENYILVNVFHHIIIDGWSKGILFKELSHFYQAFLSNSTVALPELPIQYADFTVWQRQWLQGEILENQLNYWKKQLTDAPPLLELPTDKPRPANPNFQGHSISFQIDSELTEKLKLLSQKSGATLFMTLLAALNTLLFRYSGQDDILIGTPTANRNRQEIEPLIGFFVNTLVLRNSLEGNPTFSTLLQQARNVVLEAYANQDVPFEQVVDALEIERSLSYNPLFQVMFALQNAPLNALELPNLRSQYLAVENQRIKFDLSLILEEIETEKGSYLEGFWEYDSDLFTAERITRMVGHFQTLLKGIVANPQQTVGELPLLTEPEKQQLLVDWNQTQTYYPHHYCIHQLFEEQVVKTPHAIAVIDGEKSLTYEQLNQKANQLAYYLQNLGVKTEDLVGICIERSALMIIGLLGILKAGGAYVPLDPNYPSERLAYMLEDSAVSVLLTQENLVHTLPNYSGTIFCLDQDWKILEQNPPDNLLHPMTSENLAYVIYTSGSTGKPKGVLIQHQSLLNLVSWHQNAFNITTIDRATQLAGIAFDASVWEIWPYLTAGACLAIVPPDLLTSPNQLQEWLIGQKITVSFLPTPLAETLIPLDLSTNCPLRLMLTGGDKLNDFPPTSIPFTLVNNYGPTENTVVTTSVKITPDLLTEKAPPIGRPISNTQVYILDQYQQPVPIGIPGELYIGGSGLARGYLNRPELTNAKFIANPLSQKNSDRLYKTGDLVRYGNDGQIEFVGRIDHQVKIRGFRIELGEIETVLNQHPQVKEAIIIAREDQPGVKRLCAYVIGSEKLTVSQLRLFLQEKLPQYMVPAFFILLDAFPLTANGKIDRRALPQPAQELENETARNITPGTETERILAEIWQKVLGLKTISINDNFFELGGDSILAIQIIAQANQAGLQITPKQLFSHQTIAQLAMIAETTAITEIDQGLVTGEVPLTPIEKWFFEQNLPERHHFNQSILLEVPNNLKPDLLKQAISKLLYHHDALRLRFVQQGEQWQQNNSDDCNNFAFKTVDLSHLSSDEQLTQMAEIAEVQQRVLNLEEGPLIAVVFFPLGEGGRLLIVIHHLAVDGISWRIILEDLVTLYHQLETQHPLQLPAKTSSFKTWAEELQNYAQTPEFHAQLNYWLNRDFSSVSPLPVDHQGDDQSNSVAHAKTVSFTFTEEQTRLLLQEVPQAYNTQINDILLTALVQAFGHWTGSYQLLLDMEGHGRENVIESVNLSRTVGWFTSIFPVFLTLENLDHPGECLKSIKEQLRQIPNRGFDYGIGYYLNSDLTIQSPLKNYPKAQVSFNYLGQFTSYQIGEMGWKLSQESSGSIHSPLGQRSHLIAIHGIVVDGQLDMEWQYSENFHHQTTIENLADAYRDSLETLINHCLSAEGGYTPSDFPDADLNQAELDELLSELDF